One region of Turicibacter bilis genomic DNA includes:
- the cydC gene encoding thiol reductant ABC exporter subunit CydC: MQRQSGFSIMKRLILELKPLIFVMLITITMGVLGFLAAIAIASFAAVALGTIVEGPTIVTFQAAIIIMVVCAVSRGLLRYAEQLSGHYIAFKILYLLRDKIFTKLRTLAPAKLEGKDKGNLISLITSDIELLEVFYAHTIAPIAIALLTNSMIAIILYFIHPAYGFVAAAYFILVGVIVPYVSSILVKTAGVNYRQAFASSNQYILDSLRGLKEILLFNQGQERLAALNEQSNQLNKSVRKIKDHEGFVTGLTGVIITSAMLVFVGMGFYFYTTGQLSLTLVLVALVIIASSFGPVVALSNLSNTLAHTFACAQRLFDLLDEEPQVTEVEGMATVEMNELAFDQVTFTYPNGKTPIFNEASVSIKKGDKLALIGPSGIGKSTFIKLLMRYFDVEKGCVEIDGTNISEIPTASLRTKQTLVSQETYLFNDTIANNIKIGKADATLEEVIEAAKKASIHEFIETLPNGYETKVGELGGMVSSGEKQRLGLARAFLHDGDVLILDEPTSNLDALNEGSILKSINDYNKDKTIVMISHRKSTTAICDQVYKLENQTLILQK; the protein is encoded by the coding sequence ATGCAACGTCAATCTGGATTTAGTATTATGAAGCGATTAATCTTAGAATTGAAACCATTAATTTTTGTGATGTTAATCACGATTACGATGGGAGTTCTAGGATTCTTAGCAGCAATTGCCATTGCTAGTTTTGCTGCTGTTGCGCTTGGAACAATTGTAGAAGGACCAACCATCGTTACGTTCCAAGCAGCCATTATTATTATGGTGGTTTGTGCCGTGAGCCGTGGGCTATTACGTTATGCTGAACAATTATCAGGACATTACATAGCCTTTAAAATTTTATATCTGTTACGAGATAAAATCTTTACGAAACTTCGTACGTTAGCACCAGCGAAATTGGAAGGAAAAGATAAAGGGAATTTAATTTCATTAATTACTTCAGATATTGAATTATTAGAAGTATTCTACGCACATACGATCGCACCGATCGCAATTGCTTTATTAACAAATAGTATGATTGCAATCATTTTATATTTCATTCATCCTGCTTACGGATTTGTTGCTGCTGCATATTTTATTTTAGTTGGAGTTATCGTACCTTACGTATCATCAATACTTGTGAAGACGGCAGGGGTCAACTATCGTCAAGCATTTGCAAGCAGTAATCAATATATTTTAGATTCATTACGTGGCTTAAAAGAAATCTTATTATTTAATCAAGGACAAGAGCGTTTAGCTGCCTTAAATGAGCAATCAAATCAGTTAAATAAAAGTGTTCGAAAAATTAAAGATCATGAAGGATTTGTAACTGGATTAACAGGGGTTATCATTACTTCAGCGATGTTAGTTTTCGTTGGAATGGGGTTCTATTTCTATACAACGGGACAATTAAGCTTAACATTAGTTTTAGTGGCATTAGTTATTATTGCTTCATCATTTGGACCGGTTGTCGCATTAAGTAACTTATCAAATACGTTAGCTCATACGTTTGCATGTGCACAGCGATTATTTGATTTATTAGATGAAGAGCCACAAGTCACTGAAGTTGAAGGAATGGCAACAGTTGAAATGAATGAGTTAGCCTTTGATCAAGTGACGTTTACTTATCCAAATGGAAAAACTCCGATTTTTAATGAAGCTTCTGTTTCGATTAAAAAAGGAGATAAGCTAGCGTTAATTGGGCCAAGTGGAATTGGGAAAAGTACGTTCATTAAATTATTAATGCGTTATTTTGATGTTGAAAAAGGATGCGTTGAAATCGATGGCACAAATATTTCAGAGATTCCAACAGCTTCACTTCGCACAAAACAAACATTGGTTAGTCAAGAAACTTATTTATTCAATGATACGATTGCAAACAATATTAAAATTGGAAAAGCCGATGCGACATTAGAAGAAGTCATTGAAGCAGCGAAAAAAGCATCCATTCATGAATTTATTGAAACTTTACCAAATGGATATGAAACAAAAGTTGGAGAGCTTGGAGGAATGGTGTCTTCAGGCGAAAAGCAACGTTTAGGATTAGCACGTGCCTTTTTACATGATGGTGATGTTTTAATCTTAGATGAGCCAACAAGTAATTTAGATGCACTAAATGAAGGATCAATTCTAAAATCGATCAATGATTATAATAAGGATAAAACGATTGTTATGATTTCACATCGTAAATCGACAACAGCGATTTGTGATCAAGTCTATAAGTTAGAAAATCAAACATTAATTTTACAAAAATAA
- a CDS encoding ABC transporter ATP-binding protein/permease — MMINKRLISICDESKKYMGLTILCSWIGIICNIIIVLLIGQLINVMVAGQTLNLTSGSLWTAMSDYMLTKHVSLTMGIIIIVIALIVKLVSHHLYGTFSYKSSANARATLRRLVYEKLLRLGMDYQKSEKTSGVVQLSIEGVEQLEIYFGKYIPQFFYSLLAPLTLFVVISFISWQAALVFMLCVPLIPVSIIAIMKVAKRILKEYWNNYANLGDTFLENLQGLTTLKVYGQDDQKHIEMNEEAEAFRRITMKVLSMQLNSINIMDLIAFGGSALGTIVALYQFKNGNLQVGDLIVIILLSSEFFIPLRLLGSYFHIAMNGMAASDRIFALLDTEEEVVKSPKVIPASDQLNIKVENVNFSYDGQRQVLKDISLDLTPGGLTAIVGESGSGKSTMAALLLAQKKVNHGQITLNGVRLSDIAPEELYRHVSLVSAHSHIFKGTLRDNLLMANPAATMEEIEQALKTARLYEFVTSLPNGLETEVAENGSSLSGGQKQRLALARVILANRQAIIFDEATSNIDVESEEAIWDAIYDLSETKTIMVISHRLSSVKRAKMIHVFKLGELVESGTHEALMSQDEVYAHMVSEQQQLESIREVR; from the coding sequence ATGATGATCAATAAAAGGCTCATCTCGATTTGTGATGAATCCAAAAAATATATGGGGTTAACTATTTTATGTAGTTGGATTGGGATTATTTGTAATATCATTATTGTTTTATTAATTGGTCAATTAATAAATGTGATGGTAGCGGGACAAACATTAAATTTGACTAGTGGATCACTATGGACAGCAATGTCGGATTATATGTTAACGAAGCATGTCTCATTAACGATGGGGATTATTATTATTGTAATTGCCCTAATTGTTAAATTAGTGAGTCACCATTTATATGGGACATTTTCATATAAGTCATCTGCGAATGCACGTGCGACATTACGTCGTTTAGTATATGAGAAATTGTTACGTTTAGGGATGGATTATCAGAAATCTGAAAAGACATCAGGAGTTGTTCAACTTTCAATTGAAGGAGTAGAGCAGTTAGAAATTTACTTTGGTAAATATATCCCTCAATTTTTCTATTCACTTTTAGCACCTTTAACACTATTTGTTGTTATTTCGTTTATTTCATGGCAAGCGGCGTTAGTCTTTATGTTATGTGTCCCACTAATTCCCGTATCGATTATTGCCATTATGAAAGTAGCAAAACGTATTTTAAAAGAGTATTGGAATAACTACGCTAATTTAGGAGATACATTCTTAGAAAATTTACAAGGTTTAACAACGTTAAAAGTTTATGGTCAGGATGATCAAAAACATATTGAAATGAATGAAGAGGCCGAAGCTTTCCGTCGTATTACGATGAAAGTTTTAAGTATGCAATTAAATTCAATTAATATTATGGATTTAATTGCATTTGGTGGATCAGCACTTGGAACAATTGTTGCTCTTTATCAATTTAAAAATGGAAATCTTCAAGTTGGAGATTTAATTGTGATTATCTTATTATCATCAGAATTCTTTATCCCACTTCGTTTATTAGGTTCATATTTCCATATTGCGATGAATGGGATGGCGGCTTCAGATCGTATTTTTGCTTTATTGGATACAGAAGAAGAAGTGGTTAAGTCTCCAAAAGTGATTCCGGCTAGCGATCAGTTAAATATTAAAGTTGAAAATGTAAACTTTAGTTATGATGGCCAACGTCAAGTCTTAAAAGATATTTCATTGGACTTAACACCGGGTGGTTTAACTGCTATTGTTGGAGAGAGTGGAAGTGGTAAGAGTACAATGGCCGCTTTATTATTGGCGCAAAAGAAAGTGAATCATGGGCAGATTACTTTAAATGGAGTTCGCCTATCTGACATTGCACCTGAGGAGTTATATCGTCACGTTTCATTAGTATCAGCTCATAGTCACATCTTCAAAGGAACACTTCGTGATAATTTATTAATGGCCAACCCAGCTGCAACAATGGAAGAGATTGAACAGGCATTAAAAACAGCGCGTTTATATGAATTTGTAACTAGTTTACCAAATGGATTAGAGACGGAAGTCGCTGAAAACGGAAGTTCATTATCAGGTGGACAAAAGCAACGCTTAGCGTTAGCACGTGTTATTTTAGCGAATCGTCAAGCCATTATCTTCGATGAAGCGACATCAAATATTGATGTTGAAAGTGAAGAAGCGATTTGGGATGCAATTTATGATTTATCTGAAACAAAAACAATCATGGTTATTTCGCATCGTTTATCAAGCGTGAAACGTGCGAAAATGATTCATGTCTTTAAATTAGGAGAATTAGTTGAGTCAGGTACACACGAAGCTCTAATGAGTCAAGATGAAGTATATGCACACATGGTATCTGAACAACAACAATTAGAGAGCATTAGAGAGGTGAGATAA
- a CDS encoding TldD/PmbA family protein: MLNEALIKDVLDEAMSLGADFAEIYVEQTESQSIDMVGGKVDKANRGQDYGVGIRLFQGTNSVYGYTNDSSRENLLKTAREIASALVGEVIRKPLNLVRQNIINQHIIQTDLSEMPASRRVEKMRQVSDTIKHYHESISQSAVALSEKKQHVLIANTEGTLVEDTRVYTRLFIRAVASNGKEMQTGAHGPGALQGFEFIENLDLDFYANDAARQAVTMLNAGPCPSGKMPVVIDNGFGGVIFHEACGHGLEASSVAKGLSVFANKLGEQVANPIVTAIDDGTIPNAWGSLNVDDEGTPTQRKVLIENGILKSYMIDKLNGRRMKMASTGSGRRQNYRFAPTSRMTNTFIAEGPNTSDEIIANTEYGLYAKSMGGGSVNPGTGDFNFAVNEGYIIRNGKIAEPVRGATLIGNGPAILHQIDMVGENLARAQGMCGAASGSIPTDVGQPALRVKEITVGGAKGE; encoded by the coding sequence ATGCTAAATGAAGCATTAATTAAAGATGTATTAGATGAAGCAATGTCATTAGGTGCAGACTTTGCTGAAATCTATGTTGAACAAACAGAATCCCAATCCATTGATATGGTTGGCGGCAAAGTAGATAAAGCCAATCGCGGACAAGATTATGGAGTTGGAATTCGATTATTCCAAGGAACAAATTCAGTGTACGGATATACAAATGATTCATCACGTGAAAACTTGTTAAAAACAGCTCGTGAAATTGCATCAGCTCTTGTAGGTGAGGTCATTAGGAAACCATTAAATCTTGTTCGACAAAATATTATTAACCAACATATCATTCAAACGGATTTAAGTGAAATGCCTGCTTCACGACGTGTTGAAAAAATGCGTCAAGTGAGTGACACGATTAAACACTATCACGAATCAATTAGTCAAAGCGCTGTTGCTTTATCTGAAAAAAAACAACATGTCTTAATTGCTAATACAGAAGGAACATTAGTGGAAGATACTCGTGTCTATACTCGCCTTTTCATTCGAGCCGTTGCTTCAAATGGGAAAGAAATGCAAACGGGCGCACATGGTCCTGGGGCTTTACAAGGCTTTGAATTTATCGAAAATCTTGATCTTGATTTTTATGCTAATGATGCTGCTCGTCAAGCGGTAACCATGTTAAATGCAGGCCCTTGTCCAAGTGGAAAAATGCCAGTTGTTATCGATAATGGATTTGGAGGCGTGATTTTCCACGAAGCTTGCGGACATGGTTTAGAGGCAAGTTCTGTTGCAAAAGGGCTATCTGTCTTTGCCAATAAACTAGGTGAACAAGTAGCAAACCCAATTGTGACAGCCATCGATGACGGAACGATTCCAAATGCTTGGGGTTCTTTAAATGTTGATGATGAAGGAACACCAACACAACGTAAAGTATTAATTGAAAATGGGATCTTAAAAAGTTACATGATTGATAAATTAAATGGTCGTCGTATGAAGATGGCATCAACTGGTTCTGGACGTCGTCAAAATTATCGTTTTGCTCCAACCTCACGTATGACCAATACATTTATTGCTGAAGGTCCAAACACAAGCGATGAAATTATCGCTAACACGGAGTATGGTCTTTATGCTAAAAGTATGGGGGGCGGTTCAGTTAATCCTGGAACAGGTGACTTTAATTTTGCCGTTAATGAAGGATATATTATTCGTAATGGAAAAATTGCTGAACCCGTTCGTGGTGCAACACTCATTGGTAATGGACCAGCTATTTTACACCAAATTGATATGGTCGGTGAAAACTTAGCACGCGCTCAAGGAATGTGTGGTGCTGCCAGTGGTTCAATTCCAACTGATGTTGGTCAGCCTGCTCTTCGTGTAAAAGAAATTACTGTTGGTGGAGCAAAGGGGGAATAA
- a CDS encoding nitrous oxide-stimulated promoter family protein, producing MAKGRVEREKRVIKLMIELYCHKKHQHKSHGLCDECQELLTYAHKRLSFCKFGDEKTTCQKCPIHCYKKDMKQKVKDVMRFSGPRVLIYSPIEFFRHMFY from the coding sequence ATGGCTAAGGGAAGAGTAGAACGTGAAAAACGCGTGATTAAATTAATGATTGAATTATATTGTCATAAAAAACATCAACATAAATCACATGGATTATGTGATGAGTGTCAAGAATTATTAACTTATGCTCATAAACGTTTAAGTTTTTGTAAGTTTGGAGATGAAAAGACAACTTGTCAGAAATGTCCAATTCATTGTTATAAAAAAGACATGAAACAAAAAGTAAAAGATGTGATGCGATTTTCTGGACCACGTGTCTTAATCTATTCACCTATTGAATTTTTCCGTCACATGTTTTATTAA
- a CDS encoding YbaN family protein produces MKKITKALLVLCGLICVGLGLLGVILPILPTTPFLLLASVCFVKGSDRFDCWFKSTNLYKKHLESFVQNRQMTLKQKWTILLTADIMLCFPFFLVDNLHMRIFLIVLVIAKFYYFMFRIETIPAGSKKEKSLS; encoded by the coding sequence ATGAAAAAAATAACAAAAGCATTATTAGTATTATGTGGTTTAATTTGTGTGGGATTGGGGTTATTAGGGGTTATTTTACCGATATTACCAACTACACCATTCTTATTATTAGCATCCGTTTGTTTTGTCAAAGGATCAGATCGATTTGATTGTTGGTTTAAATCAACAAATTTATATAAGAAGCACTTAGAAAGCTTTGTTCAAAATCGACAAATGACACTAAAACAAAAATGGACCATCTTATTAACTGCCGATATCATGCTTTGTTTCCCTTTCTTTCTTGTTGATAATTTACATATGCGAATTTTCTTAATTGTGTTAGTGATCGCGAAGTTTTATTATTTTATGTTTAGAATTGAAACGATTCCCGCTGGTTCTAAAAAAGAAAAAAGTTTAAGCTAA
- a CDS encoding class D sortase, with amino-acid sequence MTATLKKVTDVGSIVGRAQFLEESLIIIEGVEKEQLEQGLAHNPLSLLPGRKGNCLIYGHREQFLWSLKDLKVGEPIIIESVEGIFYYAVDEISIRLPNDPYIFESTEESVLTLVTCYPFVYYGLNKERYVVKATLN; translated from the coding sequence ATGACGGCTACTTTAAAGAAGGTAACTGATGTTGGATCCATTGTTGGGCGTGCTCAATTTTTAGAAGAGTCTTTGATTATAATTGAAGGCGTTGAGAAAGAACAACTTGAACAAGGGTTAGCTCACAATCCACTCTCATTACTTCCAGGTAGGAAAGGAAATTGTTTAATTTATGGGCATCGAGAACAATTTTTATGGTCCCTAAAAGATCTTAAAGTTGGAGAACCAATTATCATTGAAAGCGTTGAAGGAATTTTTTATTATGCGGTTGATGAAATTTCAATTAGACTTCCTAATGATCCTTATATTTTTGAATCGACGGAGGAGAGTGTATTAACCTTAGTGACTTGTTACCCATTTGTTTATTATGGTCTGAATAAAGAGCGCTACGTTGTGAAAGCAACATTGAATTAG